The following are encoded in a window of Ensifer adhaerens genomic DNA:
- a CDS encoding mobile mystery protein B: MAEDPLFEHDDEANTPLPPEERERLIPSYITLRHELNEAEQVNIGEGLRWATSRKRDVLDQAFLCELHRRMFGDVWDWAGDYRTTPRNIGIDAYRISVAVRQVVDDVRYWVEHETFPPDEIAVRFSHMLVAIHPFPNGNGRFSRLAGDLLARRLGRPPFTWGRADLVDAGETRARYVAALRAADNHDIGPLLAFARS; the protein is encoded by the coding sequence ATGGCTGAAGATCCTCTATTCGAGCACGACGACGAGGCAAACACCCCTCTACCCCCTGAGGAGCGGGAGCGGCTCATCCCTTCCTACATCACCTTGCGGCACGAGTTGAATGAGGCCGAGCAAGTCAATATCGGCGAGGGCCTGCGGTGGGCAACGTCGCGAAAAAGGGACGTGCTCGACCAGGCTTTTCTTTGTGAGCTGCATCGCCGCATGTTTGGGGACGTTTGGGACTGGGCTGGGGACTACAGAACCACGCCTCGCAATATCGGTATCGATGCCTATCGCATCTCAGTGGCAGTCAGGCAGGTGGTCGACGACGTACGCTACTGGGTCGAACACGAAACTTTTCCGCCCGACGAGATCGCCGTGCGGTTCAGTCATATGCTCGTGGCCATTCATCCCTTTCCGAACGGGAACGGCAGATTTTCCCGGCTGGCTGGTGATCTGCTGGCACGTCGGCTTGGCCGGCCGCCCTTTACCTGGGGCAGAGCTGATCTGGTGGATGCGGGCGAGACCCGCGCTCGTTATGTTGCGGCCCTTCGGGCGGCTGATAACCACGACATAGGACCGTTGCTGGCGTTCGCCCGCTCTTGA